From a region of the Toxotes jaculatrix isolate fToxJac2 chromosome 7, fToxJac2.pri, whole genome shotgun sequence genome:
- the si:dkey-40c11.2 gene encoding drebrin-like protein A: MSTRTVNLDTYSLSLLTAKEDILNPRSSTNWALFAYDGVTNKLKLADSGAGGVAELAGKFHISKPQYGLCKMGSGETGGLRIAMISWVGQNVDNLRRTECASHIPAIKNFFKEAHVFVNAEKVEDVTEEKIRAELSKTHSHAPTQWVRRSSRAAEKEEIVGTNYRKTNAAMEMRLINRDSFWAHAEREEEERKEEERRRAMEERRRLERERVLKERRDAEERDRKMNEKLQMIEEQRRKQAEQEEELRRQEKLKWEKQQREHEEEMRARLRRSESIEKAAEAAALVSQRSMNPREFFRQLSSSSSLSPTSPGSSRTGKPFRRYQRSLTDTAFIFAKAEESTASSPRSPPLVSPFSRFPPSPIYRATSPPTSPDFRPVTSPQRPRAPMSPPSSPLRPAPPASALPSVPQTDNQVQAVVEPKAPSPTQPTAPPASPNLLASLSPSLVKNNPSQIHPEALPASPPNTPAQPEHSAFSFEPGLPPQAPTSPLPERPQPNTDLNTATHVHTELLTDTGYRVQAVLVEEDEDEEEDVEEHEEDKAETQPQPCSVTTEPVQAEAEEQEKEEEGEEKQEEEEEDKEEDKEEDKVEGKEGVEEDLKQEAEFVSQEEPVEVEQEEDEAKTDEEENDQSEDSQVPAEPAELSEKEEESAVADAEPLCQEIKHETVVLSTNVITNGEDTHGQNGIERSLSPSDTELSSPELAVCYELHGTAEEDDVTVEKEQEISENGQEVLAERQMCVRALYDYQAEDESELSFEPGDIIRDVETVDKAWWRGWSKDGRQGLFPANYVETI; the protein is encoded by the exons GGCATTATTTGCATATGATGGAGTGACCAACAAGCTCAAACTGGCTGACTCAGGAG CGGGTGGTGTGGCCGAGCTGGCAGGGAAGTTTCACATATCCAAGCCACAATATGGATTGTGCAAAATGGGAAGTGGGGAGACAGGAGGCCTCCGGATTGCTATGATCAGCTGG GTCGGCCAAAATGTGGATAACCTCCGAAGGACAGAATGTGCCAGCCACATTCCGGCCATCAAGAATTTTTTTAAG GAAGCACATGTATTCGTTAATGCAGAGAAGGTGGAGGatgtgacagaggagaagataAGAGCGGAGCTCAGTAAGACCCATTCCCATGCTCCTACACAGTGGGTGAGGAGGAGCTCCAGGGCTGCTGAAAAGGAGGAGATAGTG GGTACAAACTACAGAAAAACTAATGCTGCAATGGAGATGAGACTAATAAACAGAGACTCCTTCTGGGCACATGCGGAG cgtgaagaggaagagaggaaagaagaggagaggagacgagcAATGGAGGAGAGACGGCGTcttgaaagagaaagagtcctgaaggaaagaagggatgcagaagagagagacagaaagatgaacGAGAAACTACAGATGATTGAGGAGCAGAG AAGAAAACAGGCCGAGCAAGAAGAAGAGCTGCGCAGACAGGAGAAACTAAAatgg gagaagcagcagagggagcacGAGGAAGAAATGAGGGCTCGTCTTAGAAGGAGTGAATCCATAGAGAAAGCAGCA GAGGCAGCAGCATTAGTGTCCCAACGATCCATGAACCCTAGGGAGTTCTTCAGGCagctgtcatcatcatcatcactaagTCCCACCAGCCCTGGATCCTCCCGCACTG gcAAGCCATTCAGACGATACCAGCGCAGCCTGACAGACACCGCTTTTATCTTCGCTAAGGCAGAAGAGAGCACGGCATCCTCCCCTCGCAGTCCTCCACTGGTCTCCCCCTTCTCCCGGTTTCCTCCCTCACCCATCTACCGTGCCACGTCTCCCCCTACAAGCCCTGATTTCCGCCCTGTCACCTCTCCACAAAGGCCCAGAGCCCCCATGTCACCGCCTAGTTCTCCTCTTCGCCCTGCCCCTCCAGCTTCAGCCCTGCCCAGTGTTCCACAAACTGACAACCAAGTTCAGGCTGTTGTTGAGCCCAAAGCTCCATCACCGACACAACCTACTGCACCTCCGGCCTCCCCTAACCTCTTGGCTTCCTTGTCCCCCAGTTTAGTAAAAAACAACCCCTCTCAAATACACCCAGAGGCCCTGCCTGCCTCGCCCCCAAATACCCCAGCCCAGCCAGAGCACTCAGCTTTCTCCTTTGAGCCTGGTCTACCTCCACAGGCTCCAACTTCACCTCTTCCTGAGAGACCACAGCCAAACACAG ACCTCAACACAGCCACTCATGtgcacacagagctgctcacagACACTGGCTACAGAGTACAGGCTGtactggtggaggaggatgaggacgaggaagaggatGTGGAAGAGCATGAGGAAGATAAGGCTGAAACACAACCCCAGCCTTGTTCTGTTACTACAGAACCGGTCCAGGCCGAGGcagaagagcaggagaaagaggaggagggagaggagaagcaggaagaggaggaggaggacaaggaggaggacaaggaagAGGATAAGGTGGAGGGCAAGGAAGGTGTGGAGGAGGATTTAAAACAGGAAGCTGAGTTTGTATCACAGGAGGAGCCAgtggaggtggagcaggaggaagatgaggcgAAGACAGACGAAGAGGAGAATGACCAATCAGAAGACAGCCAGGTCCCTGCCGAGCCTGCTGAGCtttcagagaaagaagaagagtcTGCAGTCGCAG ATGCTGAGCCGCTTTGTCAAGAAATCAAACACGAGACTGTCGTCCTGTCAACCAACGTGATCACAAATGGAGAGGACACACACGGACAGAATGGCATAG AGCGATCTTTGAGTCCGTCTGACACTGAACTCAGCTCACCGGAGCTGGCTGTGTGCTACGAACTTCATGGCACGGCAGAGGAGGATGATGTCACTGTGGAGAAGGAACAGGAGATCTCGGAAAACGGACAAGAG GTTTTAGCCGAGCGACAAATGTGCGTCCGAGCTCTGTATGACTACCAAGCAG aggatgaatctgAGCTCTCCTTTGAACCCGGTGACATCATCAGGGATGTGGAAACGGTGGACAAAGCctggtggagggggtggagcaAAGATGGCCGTCAAGGCTTGTTCCCTGCCAATTATGTGGAGACCATatag